TGTTTACAACCTTCAATATGGGAATCGGTTTAGTGCTGGTAGTTAGTGAGGAAGATGCTCAAGAAGCGCTAAGTATTCTCAAAGATAATGGAGAAGAAGCTTATATTATTGGCCGTGTTACAGAAGGAGAATCCATCGTGACTTTTACAGGGGCTGACGTGTAATGAGTCATTACCGGATTGCCGTATTTGCTTCTGGAGAGGGTAGTAACTTTCAGAACTTAGTCGATGCATCCGTTAATGGGGCACTTGGCGGAGCTAAGGTAGAATTGCTTGTATGTGATAAACCGGAGGCTCCGGTCGTTAAGCGTGCCAGAGATGCTGGAGTAAAGGTTCATTTATTTACGCCTAAATCCTATACTTCTCGTGAGGAATATGAGAAGGAGATCGTCGCGCAACTAGAGTCGCTAGATATTCAGTTGGTGGTTCTTGCGGGGTATATGCGTCTCCTAACATCCGTTATTGTTGACAAGTATATGGGACGCCTCATTAACATTCATCCGTCATTACTTCCTGCATTTCCGGGTACGAATGCTATAGGACAAGCATTGGAGTATGGTGTGAAGCTGACTGGAGCAACGGTTCACTTGGTCGATGGAGGAATGGATACTGGACCTGTTATCGCACAGCGAAGTGTCGAAATCAGCGTAGATGATACGTTGAAATCATTGACGAAGGCTATACATGACATCGAAGAAGAACTGTATCCACAGGTCGTATCTTGGTTTGCTGAAGGTTGTATGAAGGTAGAAGGTAGACACGTAACAAGAATAGATCCGAACAAATAACTACAATTCGTCAGCAGTTACCGACTCTGCAAAGTAATTTCGATATTTCTCGGGAAATAATGGTCGTGGAATCGAATGGTATCGTTTTAACAGATAAAGGAGGATCTTATTCGTGGGTATTAAAAGAGCACTAGTAAGCGTGTCGGATAAACAGGGCATCGTGGATTTTTGCCGCGAACTGTCTGCATTAGGTGTGGAGATCATT
The nucleotide sequence above comes from Paenibacillus sp. IHBB 10380. Encoded proteins:
- the purN gene encoding phosphoribosylglycinamide formyltransferase; translated protein: MSHYRIAVFASGEGSNFQNLVDASVNGALGGAKVELLVCDKPEAPVVKRARDAGVKVHLFTPKSYTSREEYEKEIVAQLESLDIQLVVLAGYMRLLTSVIVDKYMGRLINIHPSLLPAFPGTNAIGQALEYGVKLTGATVHLVDGGMDTGPVIAQRSVEISVDDTLKSLTKAIHDIEEELYPQVVSWFAEGCMKVEGRHVTRIDPNK